In Aythya fuligula isolate bAytFul2 chromosome 25, bAytFul2.pri, whole genome shotgun sequence, the DNA window CTCCTTTCTGTTCCAGATAAAAGTTTGGACTGCAAATCCACAACAGTTTGTggaggatgaagatgatgatACTTTTTCATATACTGTGAGGATTGCCGCGCAAGATCTCTTGCTGGTAGGAAAGTTGTTCCACATTTAGAAGCAGccaaaataacaataataaataatgaatttagCTTTATGTGGGGCATTTGGAGAAATGTCCAGTTTCTTAGAGTCTGTGCaattaaacattattatttccttctgtgcaggctgtggctgctgatTTCCAGAATGAGAGTGCCACTgctttggctgcagcagctACCAGGCACCTGCAGGAAGCTGAGCAGGCTAAAAACAACGGTGCTGAGCACTGGTAAGGAGATGGGGCAGCAGGGAGTGACAGTGATAAAAGTGGCAGGCTGTTTTGGAGCGCTGAGTGCAGCACAAGTCAATCACGTTTTCTTCTTGTGGCATTACTGCTGATGGGCAAGGATTGCATTTGGGGACTtctaagaagaagaaaaaggaagtacAGCAGCTCTCAGACCAGATACAGAAGTCTTCATGTGGCAGACTTTCAGCCCCTCCTAGCACAAGCTATCTGTCCCAGGCTCCCTCCCTCCAGGCCCTGACAGTTCCTTGAAACATGTCATTGGAAGCCGTTATTGGTTATATGTGATCTGAAGAGATGTTGACAGTAACTTCGCTTTCTGGTCAGTTAAATGGGCTCAGAATTTCAGGCatatcttttgttttttgtttttagtgatgtaaaggggagatttaggtgCTATATGCAAATACGTATGTTCAATTTGAGAACTTTAAAGTcacaatttttaatattaccTGGGGATAGGAAAACACTCAGTTGAAAGAGGACCTGATTGCTGTTCCAGAACTGTTCTCTCTTGGTTTTACAGTGCAGTAGTTCAGTGTTTGTGTTGATCTGAAGATCAGTGTCTGAATAGCCACTCTGTATAGTGAGCAGCAACTGAACGCCTGAGCAGTCAGACATGAGTCCCTGTCTGCCTTGAATGTGATAAATTGTAAAGGAGGTTATTTACTTCACAGACAAAACCAAGGAGGAGTGTTATTTGCCCATAACCCCATTTCCTCCTACttaacaaaatgtaatttaaaaataaacttcttaaAATCATTGAGGTACTGGGCACCATACTGCTTCTGCACATAGAATAATTGGTCTTTTGAAATTCTCTGCTTCAGGATCAAGAAAATAGTTGTGATAGCTtaggccaaaaaaaataataatgttttttcttcagattttttatatatttattgagATGATGGTGTGGGGAACGCCTAAAAACATCTGAATTCCTTTACAGGTGGAAGATACATGAAGCTTGTATGCTTGCCCTGGGCTCTGTGAAGTCTATTATTACAGACAGTGTGAAGAATGGTCGGATACACTTTGATATGCACGGCTTCCTGACCAACGTTGTTCTTGCAGACCTCAACCTCTCAGGTACGTGGGCCCTGGCTATTATTCAAGTAACTGCTAAGTGCCTTGGAAATCTCTTAAAAATGGAAGCATCGGATGAATTAGATTGCTGTGTGCATGTGGTGGTGTGAGTGCAGTTGGGCACATTGTACGTGTTGAAAAGGCCAACATTTTGTCTTCTGGATGCACACATGCTACAAAATCTAATGCAAGTCATTTAAATGTGAACCACTGTGCCTTCAGTTCAAACAGTTATCTGGATCCTTGAACCTGTCTGGCTTGGAGATGGAAGGGCAATTATGGAAAATATCTGTTCTGTTGTCTTTTATCAGCTTCTGGGAAAGACACCAGcagtatttgtttgtttggttttcttttagtGTCTCCTTTTCTCTTGGGCCGTGCTCTTTGGGCTGCCAGCCGTTTCACAGTGGCGATGTCTCCAGAATTAATCCAGCAGTTCCTGCAAGCGACTGTCAGCGGTCTGCACGAAACCCAGCCGCCTTCTGTCCGAATCTCTGCAGTCAGAGCTATCTGGGGGTAAGCAAATGCGAAGAAACTCCAAAGCCCCAGGTGGTATAAATTGCACTTCTAAATGTGGtactttaaaatacaacatttaaaaaaatatgacatGGAATGAATATGAGATTAAAAGTGGAAATGAGCAGGTTCAAAGTAGACTAATTCTGATGAGGAATAAGAAGTTGAGATTCAAAGTTAGCTACAGTAAAATGTTACAATGGATACAGTCCCAAATTGAAGCAGAACTAGGGAGTGATAACAGCCATATAAATGATATCCAGGTTAGTACTATGCAGGCACAAAGATGGCTGAATAACATAATTTGTCCTTGTGGCGCAAATCAGGGCAATAAGgaatgcttgcttttttccatCCTGTTTTTGTAAAGAAGTTATAAAACCTCCTGCTCTACTGGTTCTAAagcaaaaattgaaaattactttttaaaaccacacacacatgTAAACACACAGCCTTACCCCCAACCAACTCGCCTTTATTTGTGTTGAAATGACACGGGTATTTTGTTATTGCTGAAattgtttcatcttttctagCTCACTTGTAGAACATAGTAATTAAACACTGCGTAAGCAGTGACACTCTTGTAGcgtggttggaccagatgatcttggagggctttgcCAACTTGTACGATCCTgtgattttaaggaaaagggATGGGTGGGGTGAAATAtccattcatatatatatataacccaGTGTTAAATGTATAAATCACTTCAAATATGTTCTGCACATTTTTATGTATCTTGCCTAGCTACTGTGACCAGCTGAAGATCTCTGAGAGCACCCACGTGTTGCAGCCTTTCCTTCCTAGCATTCTCGACGGACTGATCCACTTGGCAACTCAGTTCAGTTCAGAGGTCCTCAACCTTGTGATGGAGACGCTGTGCATTGTCTGTACGGTAGACCCAGCATTTACAGCAAGCGTGGAGAACAAAATCTGCCCCTTCACAATTGCAATCTTTTTGAAGTACAGCAACGGTATgcatttaaatgacattttcaaagtaCGGTTGTTTTTGCTAATGGATCCTGGCCAGGATTATCACTGTGCTGAAAACATAACAAATCAATGTTCGTTCCATTATAATTCATATTGTAAAGCTAGAAGAGAAACTTTCTGCTATGCAGATTTGAAATAGCAGTAGCAAAAAATGAGATGTCTTTGTTAGCATGTTTTAGTAAATGGTGCTTTCTCTCTCCAGATCCAGTTGTTGCTTCTCTTGCCCAAGATATCTTTAAGGAGCTAGCTCAGATAGAAGCCTGCCAGGGTCCAATGCAGATGAGGCTAATACCAACTCTTGTCAGCATCATGCAGGCCCCTGCTGACAAGATCCCAGCAGGGCTTTGTGCAGTAAGTGCTATAGTGGTACCTGGTCTTAGCTGGAGATGATTCCCTGTTCTTTAACATACAGGATGGTTGgtctgcagagcaggaaggcTGCTTTTAAAGTGCTTTCGAACAATGACTTCAGTGCTTGGTAGAGGTTTCTTTGTGGAGAGAAGGCAAACTGCAGGTGGGGGGAGATGTTTCCAAAAGTAAACTGTTGCTATGGACTTATTCCAATCTCTGCAGCATATCCtgagttgttttgctttgccatAGCCTTGTTTCACCAGTGACAGTCTTTCCTTTTTGGTGGAATGTTCTCCAGCAGGATGTGTAACAATtccctacctttttttttttttttctgagacctTTTCTGATTTATACATGACTTGTATAAATTGCTGGAGATAAATTATACAGGTTTGTCACTTCTGTAAAAAGTCCACTTATAAAAGGTTAAGCACTGACTGTATAGAATAATTGTATGGAAGTAAGCCCATAAATACCATAAATAGTAGGTAATTAAATTTAAATCGATAAAAGCAAAATTGATCAAGTTAGCTAGAACAGTTCTCTGGCTGTACTGATCACTGTATATCAGGATACTGTACATCCCTGTGGAACTGTTTCCCATATTAAGTtgttttaaactgctttttaatgtttgaaCTGCCTTAAGAACTTCTACAGTGCATAGTGTCATGTGTCTGTGTCAGATACTGGGACTGTGGGTGCATGACTCCAAGAtcctctgattttaaaataaataactagtTTGTCAAGTCAGGATGCGATGGTAGTACTGGGTCACATCTCTCCTGTTTATGACTTTGGTGCTTGCAGTGCTGACTGATGCTGACTTCACATACTGTGGCTTCTGTTGTAAcagtgcttttgtttctgttttcctttcagacttCTATTGATATATTGACCACAGTTGTGAGGAACACAAAAcctcctctgtcccagctcctgatCTGCCAAGCATTCCCTGCAGTGGCTCAGTGCAGCCTGAACACAGATGACAATGCTACCATGCAGGTAACACTGCAGGGAGTGGTAAGAACAGCAGGGCTAGGCGAGTTCAAGAGAGGTGACCAAATGAGACAGTTGGCAAAACCTTCAAGGGAGCCCAGGCTTTGCTTGCCCATGGCTATTTTGGCAGCTCCTCAGGAGCTGCCTACAATTTATCTGTAGGCCCCCACCTGCAGTTCGTCATTAAAGCATTGCTGTTCGGGTACTTGCAATGACTTTTACCACTTGTTCCTTAATTTGGAAGATCAGAGTGAGTAGAGCAGcagccttgattttttttttgtttttttcctattttaggGCTCTGGAGGAGCCCTAAAACTTAGAAAACTTACTGCTTTTCACATTCCTTCGTAATAACATTCATGACAGCTAGGAATGGCAGAGGCAGTCTGCAGGAACACTCTCAGGCATGGGGAAGCAAAAGACCTTCTTCTACACCTTGCGTCTAGCAGTTTTCTCCTGTACTCATGTAGTTGGAAAAAGATGGGAAGGAGAGGACAAACTTATTCTTGGTTGAGCCACTTATTGAATGGAGAGATAGCAAAGATTCATCTCACAGTGGTAGTGCTTACCTTTGTTACCTCTGCTGTTACCTGGTGGTGGCTTTAGGGTATTtaagcaagcaggaaaaaaacaacttctgaagctAAAAGTGCAGAGTGCCTTCTCGTTCTGTCTACTAGCTGGCTTCTAAATAACAAAGATAATTTCGTTTCCTTACACAGGGATTTTTTAGTGCAAGATCCCCTTTGTCATGTGAACATGGACCATTGAAATGGCTTTCCATAAATAACATACCAGCAAGAATAGATTAGAGACCAACAAGAAGAAGGTGGAGACCAGTGTACTGGTTGCTGTGCTGGATCTTCATtttgagaagatttttttaaaattgcagctTGGctgctggtttgttttgttcatgCTATACTTTGCTGTCTTCATCTCTCACTTGTTAGAATCTCTTGGAATTTCTCTGAgtaacaaaaccaacacaaacatAACTATTTCAGGTTGACTTTATGTTTGCTAGGTGATCCTCATGATGTTTGGGTAGGTGAAGAGTGACTGTCTTCATaatgaatggaaatattttgaaatattttttaaataattttgaaatccAGGCAGCCATTTTATTGTATACAAGAGACTTTGAATCTTTCACAGTGCCACCAGTTTGCCCATTGTTGTCATCTTGGCTAAGGGGTTTTTGGGAGTGGTAAAAGGAGATGTCTTCCCATGTTGCTTTTCCACACAGCTAGGAAGGCAAATCCTAACACGATCACTTTCTTGTTTAGAACGGCGGCGAGTGTCTGCGTGCCTACGTCTCAGTGGCGCTGGAGCAAATTGCGCAGTGGCACGATGAGCAAGGCCACAATGGGTTGTGGTATGTGATGCAGGTGGTGAGCCAGCTTCTAGATCCAAGGACGTCAGAATTCACTGCTGCCTTTGTGGGCAGGCTGGTCTCCACTTTAATTTCTAAAGCAGGAAGTGAGCTGGGAGAGAACCTGGACCAGATCCTGAGAGCTATCCTGAGCAAAATGCAACAAGCGGAGACGCTCAGTGTAATGCAGGTGAGCAGGCCAGgcacacaggaaaataatcagaagtgttggaggaaaaaaatatcagattttttctttagttgTGTATCTGATTATTTATGGTAGTGCAACTGGAGGTTCTGCACGTCCCCTGAAGCAGTCAGGGAAATGCCTGCCTTTATTCATACAGAGTTGTCCAGATTACTCGGTAAGTTGGGTTCTTGTTGGGTAAGCTTTAATGCACCTTAAATAGTCTCTCATGACCTTGTGCTTGCAAGCAGCGAACCTTTAGAAGAAACCTTTAGAACTTGAAGTAGAGATATTGTGGCAAAGGCatgttttcatgtgtttctgtgcttttttccaAGGATGACTGAATACCTTGGAGTTGAGACAAGGTGAACTTTTGGTGACAGGAGGTGTAGTTGGCCTGCATCAGGCGAGACAAGAGCCTCACAATCACTTCTAGGCTTGATTTACTTTTAGTCACGTGGTTTTATAGAACATTTTTATGCCAGTAGTCTTTATTCTTCATCCTGTCTTTCTTGTCTGTGCCCTTAATGTGGAACAGCAAGTGATGCCTGCCCTGATTTCCAAGCCGCAGCTGTGGGAAGGCAATTTGCTGGCCCTGTTGCAAGGTCCCGTTGTTTGGCAAGATCCCACCTTTGCCCTCAGTGAAGCACTTGGCTGAGGCTCATCTGCTCTAACCCTTTCATCTTTGGcgcatttctgatttttatatgTGCATTTTTCAAGCCAGCACATGGCAAAGCAGGAAGGTCATTCAGATGTCAGCACAGATTTTATCTTaaagccttgatttttttttttttttcccccctgggAAACATTGTTTGTTCATAACTGTTCAGAAGGGCTCTCACTTTGTCCATTTGGGGATTTAAAAGATCCAGAAGCTTAAATCTGAACTAGTTACATGAAGCCCCTGTACCTGGGGAAGAGAAACAAGCCTCTCGTGATGCTAAATCTCTCCCCTGTCTTGAGATGGGTCTTTGGAGTGGGACAGCTTTTCCCTGAGGAAGCATGTAGAGGTGATGTCAGACCTCGAGACTGATATTTAGATACAGGCAGCATGTGAATTCTATTCCTGGCCTTTAGGAGATGGACTGTAAAACTATGTCTTGTAAATACCCTTCTAAACCTTGCAGTTCTATCCCAAAAACTTGTGTTTGAAGTACATTCAAAATAGAAGCGCTTCTGCATTCTGATGCGATGATGTGAGAGAAAGGTGGTCTGTGAGGATGGGGTACCATGGGTGAAAAGGGAAGAGCCTGTGGGTTCTGGCTGTGGATCTTAGCTTGATGTTGGGACATTTGTGTTACACATGCATAGATTTTGAGCTCTGTGTGTACAGGACCACGTGTGCAGCATGTGGTGCAGCGAGCAGACCAGGGCACCTGCGGTATCTGCGTGTTGGCTTGTGATATTTTGCTAGTCAGAAGCCTGCCACctccaattttttatttttattttttaagctgttaATCCTTGCTTTAGGAAGGGTTGCTGGTTGAGGGCATGGGCACGAGTAAATTCATTCCTGTCGTGTGTTTTGTGGAGTTAAATATCACTGCTGCTGGTAATAGCATTCTTGCCTGCTTTGCGTTCCTCGCAGCTGGTTGCACATCTGCGTTCCTCGCAGCTGGTTGTACTTCCTTTACCTCTCGGGGCTGGTAAGCACGGTCTCCATTCCTGCAGGGCACTCAGTGACTTGAATATTTGATAAAACCATTTTCAGCTGTTAAATTATGTACAGctaatgtttccctttttcccttgcAGTCCTTAATTATGGTGTTTGCTCACTTGGTTCACTCCCAACTGGAACCGCTCCTGGAGTTCCTGTGCAGTCTCCCCGGACCGACTGGCAAGCCTGCCCTGGAGTTTGTGATGGCCGAGTGGATGAGCCGGCAGCACTTGTTCTACGGGCAGTACGAAGGCAAAGTCAGGTAGGGCGTTTTGTAAGGATCCATGCACTGACATTAGCTTAGTGATCATCCCACTGCAGTTAATGCTCTGGGGGTGAGGGAaatgggagctgctgcaggctcgGATTCGTGTGCAGGCATAGGACAGGAGGAAATTTTTTTGTGCCCTGTCAGTTTGGCTCAGGAGAGCTGTGGTAACTGGAGCAATCCCTGCTCTTCCTCTGAGTGCTTCTCTCGCTGCCTCGTGTTTCTGTACAGGAACAGCGTGATCCCAACGGGAAGGGGGTGGCTGTTGCAAGCACAGGACTGCTTTTAATGTTGAACTCGTGTGAATGGGATGAGAATAGTTTCAGGCCATGAAATCCCCTTTGTAGACCATGGTAGAGGCTCAGGGTATTGTAGAGGGTTTCCTAAAATAATCTGGTGATTTAATGAGCTCTTAAAAAGTCAATAAAGAAACTGCAACAcagttttctctccctttccctgcagGAGCACACTTGTGTTCCAGTGGAGGCCAAGTACAATATTCCAAAGCACAAAATGCTTGGTATTTAAATTTTGCCACAGCTGATGCCTTTGACTTTCTGGAAGTGAGAAGCCCAACAGAACACTGTTAAGGGGTCACGCCAGCTGCCAACTCACATCTTGCTATGTGCTGGAGTGTCATTGTTATAAGGCAGCCCAATAGACTGTAGCATAAGCAATAAgaaaaagcatctttaaaatataagtgTTCTTGCTGTTTTCAATCACGTGTAGTCTGTTTTGTCCCTAAGAGCTGTGGTTTATCCCCACTCCGAGGGAGAACAGGGCTGGGCTGTCGGCAGGGTTCTCTGGAGCTGCTTTTGGCCGTGGGGAAAAGCCAAAGGTGAAGCTGACAGGGAGAACGAGGTTAAACTCTGTTGTACAATGCTGTCTCTGTATCATCCGAGTAGTGGTGAGTCCAGTAGTGGCGAGTCCAGTTTTGGATACTGACAAAAAGCAGGACAAATAGGAAAATTCTGTAATGCTTGTTCTTGGTGCACAAGGGGCAGCTGAATGCCTGCTCTGGAGATTTGTTTCCTATCAACAATTCACTGTATAAACCAGGTAGTTCTGAGAAATTCTGATCGGTAATTTTCTTATTCCCTACTCCCTAGCTCTGTAGCACTGTGTAAACTCCTTCAGTATGGCATCAACACAGATGACAAGCGACTTCAGGACATTAGGGtaaagggagaagaaatatttaatatggaTGAGGGAATACGGACACGATCAAAATCAGCCAAAAGTAAGTAATTACTCTGCTGTTcttaacagttgtttttttttaatgttagtgGAGGCTACGAATGGCCTTAAAATGGATCTTCGAGGTCACGTAGAGCTGTGGGAGATTTGTTTTTAGAACTAATCCATACATCAGGTGCTTAATGTACCTAGTCCTTGAGAGACTGATCTGGAAGACTCCTGCTGTTTCTGACTTTATCTAGGGGGCTGAGGTGATTATGGGATGGAGAGTTATTCGCTGCTGTTCTCCATCATCCTGTTCCATCTAATGAGATAAACTGATAATATCCTGATGCTTAGTAGCTTCTCTCAGAGGAAAACTTGTTTAGTAAACATaaagattaaacaaacaaacaaaaaagtgatattttttcatGAGACAAACtaacaaatatttgcagtgatGTCAACAAGTTAGAGATCACTTTTCAGGACATCTTGACCAGTGTCCTGCATAAGACTTGTCTTACTGAATTGGTTGCACCTGAGATCTTTGATCAGAGGTTACTGTTTAGAGAAAGATGCAGACGTTAAATCAGAAAGAGCGCTGGGCAGTTCCCTCTGGGGAGGGAGAGCTGGGTTCTGCAGCTTGCTGTGTGATGCTCGCACACGTTACTGGCAGCCCATCTCGCAGTCAGTGCTCTTCGAGCCTTCAGTTGCTGTATGCTCGGGACAAAGGTGGTGATGTGGTTATGCTTCAAAAATAACTAAGCTGACAACCAGGGAAATGAATAGGGAAAGCACTAGGCATTTCGGAAGTAAGCAGCAGTTACAAAACACCTGCTATTTTATTACtctttgcttgaaaaaaaaaaaacaacaaaccagcAAACTCAAATATTGTCAGATCAGATAAAATGGTAATTGCTAGCGTTTGAgaacaaagtttaaaattagTGCTCCCAGTTCATTTATTTGATAGGGTCTTTACTTTTGCAATTAAGGACAAAAATACTATGTCATAATTAAACCCAGCAGAAACCCTGGTGAGAAAAGGTGGGAGCCTGCAGCTTCACAGAAAAGGTAAGCAGGAGAGCCAGGCGTGGGAGTGCAGCACAGCTCGTTTACTTGAAAGCACTCCTAGCCCTGCAACAATAACTTCAGAGAAGAATGCTTAATGAAGTCATCTGTAACTGTGATTTCATTGAGTATACTCACAGACTCATTCAACTGTGAAGATTTTAACCATGCGTTCTCTTCGTTCAAAATATGCAGGATTTCATATTGCAGTTGAGACTTCTGGAAGCTTGTGAAGGTATACAAAAGGAATGGGAAGgaatgtttgggttttgtttcttttgtctgtttgttttcctcaaaaaaaaaacaaacaaaaaaggaaaaacaaaataaactggaagttttatttgtctgtgagcattttaaacatttggtaaaattaaaaacaacaaaaagcaacacaacatcaacaaaaaaggctttttttttaaaaaaaaacaacttttatgaAAAGCAGTGAGAATGTGtacttttcttctcttataGATCCTGAACGCTGGACAAACATTCCTTTGTTagtaaaaatcttaaaattaataataaatgaacTTTCTAACGCAATGGAAGCAAATGCATCACGACAGACAACCGCAGATTGGAGTCAAGGTAAAACAGGGGGttggttttcctctttccatggcttaaatctgctttttaatCTCTTCAGAAGTATTTGCAGTAATAAGAAGCTGACAATAGTAAATATTATACCTGTAATTACAAAGGTTTAAATAGTAATCCAAAAGATAAGGTCAGTCACTATTGTGTATTCTTATACCTGGAAATTATCTTGGGTCACTTTATCTGGAAGATGGGATCTGATCATATCCCACTAAAATTATCCTAGCTTGGTATatccagttttcttttcttcctccctgttTGGGGATACAttcttgcttctgctttttgcttaGCTCCAATTCTTGAGTCAGTCATTCCAAGGAGATGACAGTGGTTGCAGCTTTTTCCCTTTGCCCATCTACTAAAGCAGGGATGTTTGCCTAAAACCTATACAGTCCCTGTATAATGACTGATAGACCGGGCGccttgtattttgtttatttctaggtttatttatttttttaaacagatgatTCAAATGATATGTGGGAGGATCAGGAAGAAgatgaggatgaagatgaaGGCTTAGCAGGACAGTTCTTATCAGATATTCTGTCCACAAACAAGTATGGTAAGTAACAACTTCAAGGTCATTACTTCCAGATTAAAATAGAGTTGCTGATGTTCTGgttagttttctttccttgacaGCAGGCAAGGGGAAGCAGATACACTGGGACTTTGAAtaaggtggatttttttttcctgtgtgagaGGGACATGTCTTTGAAGAACACACTGATTAAATGACTGTTTGTCACATGAGAGTTTGGATGCTGTGTAGGCTTTGCATTGCTGTGAGGTTCGTGCAGgtatttctttcagaagagaGTATTGGTGCTCAAAGATGGAGAAGTAGATTGGTGATGGAGATGGAATGGCAGTGTCATAGCAGTGGGTGAACTTGCCTGTGGAGTGATCTGAGAAGTAATTGCCGCATAAAGCAGACAGAGCGTGTATAGtatctcctttcctctcctccccagttTGCATATAGTCTTAGGGGAGAACCCTACAGGCTGATACAGTAAGGGAGACTTCTTACATTAGCACAGAACTGGAAATGTGTCACCCTGGCATAAGATCAAGGCTTAAGATTAATAGTGCACGTAACTAACAAACTTGCTTGTCTGGTATCTTGTGTATGCTCATCTCACCTCTGCATTCCCTGAGAATCCCGCTGCGACCCTTCTTGTTCtgggatgtattttttttttcctaaccacGTGAACTTAAGAAGCAAATATTCTGGATACAAAATTGTTGATGGAGCAGTGCCGCAGCTATTTCTTTGTGGATCTTTGGATTTCAATGGTAGTCCTATAGAACATCCTGAGGTACTTTGCTCTGTTTGTTGTTAAAACCTGCTGATTTGCCTCTGACAGATGAGGATTactatgaagatgatgaagaggaTGATCCAGATGCGTTAAAGGACCCTCTTTACCAAATAGATCTCCAGGTGATGCtctagaattattattatttttaaatcagattccTGTCATTCcttgtgaatttatttatttttatgttgtacTCTAACAAAACTGCAAGACACCACCGGAAACACCAATTAATGATGGTTGTCCCAAATGTACTCAGTTCTGTGAGATCACTTTGGAAAGTGCCGAGTATCCAAAGAATGCCTGGAGCTATTTTTTCATATCGTATCTATAACTTGGAAAAGGAAGTGAGCAAAACTTCTTTAATAGAGGGAGATGAGACTTTTCTACCCATGAGCTTCACAGCTATTTCCTGAAAAGTAGATTGGATGTTACAGTCATATTCCCCTTGGAGATGCTCCCATCCAGTCACAGGCCCTGTGTCATACTTTGCTCCTGCTTTTAGCACCACCTGGAAGCTGTTtgtcagccttttgctctgtcacCTCGCTCCCTTCTGCATTGCTTCTCTGTTCCCTGCAGTCCCCTTGTCGTGTTGGGTGCGTGTTCGCGTTTACCTTTGGGCGCTtgaaagaagcagaatttcCAAAGTGAAGTGATGCTAACTGGATCTTTCTGTCTCCCTTTCAGGCCTATCTCACTGACTTCCTGTGTCAGTTTGCACAGCAGCCCTGCTATGCAATGTTTTCAGACCATCTCAATGAGAACGAAAAGCGAGTGTTACAGGCCATTGGTATATAACCCCGCTCAAGAGACCATACCGATCATATCTGAACCATACTTTTTGGCTTATTCCACGTTTTATGattaaacataaaacattttccagtgtcTACCTGCTTGTTACAGGTGGATGATGGGCCTCATTGCGACGTGTTGAGCCTCATCTTAACGAATCTGCTAAGGGAAGGAATACTAAGAAAGCAGCAAAGACGGAAGTCTATAGAGCTTTGCACGTTGGTCTCACCATGGGAGCACTTTCATTTTCCACAATAACTTTCCAggaagttctttaaaaaaaaaaaaaaaagttaaaaatgtgtccttaatatttttaaaagcaaactgtcTCAACCTGTGAAGAGGCACTTAACTGAGTttcacacagcacagctggacAGAGAAAGGAATTGGGTCACTTACAGATTGCTTGGATGTATCTTGAGAAATTGGAAGGTTGTTCCTCTTCGCACTCGCATAACACATACAGGGTAAATATCTCGATCTTAGTGTGACTTCTTTTTATAGAACTATAGACTCTTATCAGAGATGCCTGAATGGTATGGAACCAGTTTACAGGAGTTTGGATGGGAAGCTGAGACAATAAAAGTAGATGCATatcttctttcctgctgtggATGGGGCTTTGTTGCTCACATCTACTGTCTAGTCCCATGGGAGCAGTTCTTTACTAATGCTTTTGTGTGCACATGCTCAAAGGAAGCTACCACTTAAATCTCTGTTCCTGTGGCATGTGGCTACTAAAGACTTTGGTTTTATGGAACACAAGGAGCCACGATTTTTAGGGCAAGAAAACTGATTGTATTTAAGATATTTGCTCCATGACAGCCACTCTGAACTACTTTGCTTCCTTCACACtcctgtgtgtatttttatagaGTGGTAAAATAACATTTGCAAATTG includes these proteins:
- the IPO9 gene encoding importin-9, which translates into the protein MIPSKAVFEDLNVGKEGDSADDDRGGGGSVPGPVAQGLKEALVETLTGILCPVQAVRAAAEEQVKVLEVTEEFGVHLAELTVDPQGALAIRQLASVILKQYVETHWCSQSEKFRPPETTERAKVAIRELLPNGLRESISKVRSSVAYAVSAIAHWDWPEAWPELFSLLMEMLVSGDVNAVHGAMRVLTEFTREVTDTQMPHVAPVILPEMYKIFTMAEVYGIRTRSRAVEIFTTCAHMICNMEELEKGAAKVLIFPVVQQFTEAFVQALQMPDGPTSDSGFKMEVLKAVTALVKNYPKHMVSSMQQILPIVWNTLTESAAFYVRTEVNYTEEVEDPVDSDGEVLGFENLVFSIFEFVHALLENNKFKSTVKKALPELIYYILLYMQITEEQIKVWTANPQQFVEDEDDDTFSYTVRIAAQDLLLAVAADFQNESATALAAAATRHLQEAEQAKNNGAEHWWKIHEACMLALGSVKSIITDSVKNGRIHFDMHGFLTNVVLADLNLSVSPFLLGRALWAASRFTVAMSPELIQQFLQATVSGLHETQPPSVRISAVRAIWGYCDQLKISESTHVLQPFLPSILDGLIHLATQFSSEVLNLVMETLCIVCTVDPAFTASVENKICPFTIAIFLKYSNDPVVASLAQDIFKELAQIEACQGPMQMRLIPTLVSIMQAPADKIPAGLCATSIDILTTVVRNTKPPLSQLLICQAFPAVAQCSLNTDDNATMQNGGECLRAYVSVALEQIAQWHDEQGHNGLWYVMQVVSQLLDPRTSEFTAAFVGRLVSTLISKAGSELGENLDQILRAILSKMQQAETLSVMQSLIMVFAHLVHSQLEPLLEFLCSLPGPTGKPALEFVMAEWMSRQHLFYGQYEGKVSSVALCKLLQYGINTDDKRLQDIRVKGEEIFNMDEGIRTRSKSAKNPERWTNIPLLVKILKLIINELSNAMEANASRQTTADWSQDDSNDMWEDQEEDEDEDEGLAGQFLSDILSTNKYDEDYYEDDEEDDPDALKDPLYQIDLQAYLTDFLCQFAQQPCYAMFSDHLNENEKRVLQAIGI